In Fibrobacter sp. UWEL, one genomic interval encodes:
- a CDS encoding metal ABC transporter ATP-binding protein: MNAIEVNNLSFSYGKSKILDKVNLEIEENDFVAIIGPNGGGKSTLMKLIVGLLSPAEGDVRLFGEKVPTKKVAVGYVPQNTSRNLEFPITVGECVALGKIGLKAKSPEVIAALSKVHLEGFLDRRLGELSGGERQRVLIARSLVCNPRILFLDEPSNNIDAAGQENLYNLLEEFSKTMTIVIVTHDLMALSHKVRSVVCVNRSVHYHEGSGLTQQMITDTYGCDVDLIAHGIPHRVLGSHDHSHGGCCEGHHHHHH; encoded by the coding sequence ATGAACGCAATTGAAGTCAACAACCTGTCCTTCTCTTATGGCAAGTCCAAAATCCTCGACAAGGTAAACCTTGAAATCGAGGAGAACGACTTCGTTGCAATTATTGGCCCTAATGGGGGCGGTAAGTCCACCCTCATGAAATTGATTGTGGGGCTTCTGTCCCCTGCAGAAGGTGACGTTCGACTTTTTGGGGAAAAGGTTCCTACCAAGAAGGTGGCTGTAGGCTATGTCCCCCAGAACACCAGCCGCAATCTGGAATTCCCCATTACGGTTGGCGAGTGCGTCGCACTTGGTAAAATCGGCTTGAAGGCAAAATCCCCCGAGGTGATCGCGGCCCTTTCTAAAGTTCATCTGGAGGGCTTTCTGGATCGCCGTCTGGGCGAACTGAGCGGTGGCGAACGCCAGCGAGTTTTGATTGCCCGTTCCCTGGTTTGTAATCCCCGCATTCTATTTCTGGATGAACCTAGCAACAACATTGACGCCGCCGGCCAGGAAAACCTTTACAACCTGCTGGAAGAATTCAGCAAGACCATGACCATCGTTATCGTCACTCACGACCTGATGGCCCTTTCCCATAAGGTCCGGAGCGTGGTCTGCGTCAACCGTAGCGTTCACTATCACGAAGGCTCCGGTCTTACCCAGCAGATGATTACAGATACTTACGGTTGTGATGTGGACTTGATCGCCCATGGCATTCCTCATCGCGTTTTAGGAAGTCACGATCACTCCCACGGGGGCTGCTGTGAAGGACATCATCACCACCATCACTAG
- a CDS encoding FISUMP domain-containing protein gives MAVMHGLITTLVKCSGRVLSVLAVSALCTTAFAAGPKMGAHRMVKTNKQKTHMVKTHEVKMTADSEVLSEEEIFNRILQQKNISADGKVLTDSRDGKKYGIEIRGDKAWMKKNLAFSISNPNQCLMESEEYCQKYGRFYSHNEAKQACPAGWHLPDDGEWRDFQKDQSKVDWKNLGQGGCKEWGGYCESNTSGHYWSATSVEKGTGRSWEFRSVAKNINRTDETRTKGLYVRCVADLR, from the coding sequence ATGGCTGTTATGCATGGATTAATCACTACTCTCGTCAAGTGTTCCGGACGTGTACTGAGCGTTCTCGCTGTGTCCGCACTTTGTACAACCGCTTTTGCTGCAGGCCCCAAGATGGGCGCTCACCGCATGGTGAAGACTAACAAGCAAAAGACTCACATGGTCAAGACTCACGAAGTGAAGATGACCGCAGATAGCGAAGTTCTATCTGAAGAAGAAATTTTCAACCGTATTCTCCAACAGAAGAATATTTCCGCAGACGGTAAGGTTCTTACCGATTCTCGTGACGGCAAGAAGTATGGCATCGAAATCCGTGGCGACAAGGCCTGGATGAAGAAGAATCTTGCATTTAGCATTTCCAACCCGAACCAGTGCCTCATGGAAAGCGAAGAATACTGCCAGAAGTATGGTCGCTTCTACAGCCACAACGAAGCCAAGCAGGCTTGCCCCGCTGGCTGGCACCTCCCCGATGATGGAGAATGGCGCGATTTCCAGAAGGATCAGTCCAAGGTTGACTGGAAGAACCTGGGTCAGGGCGGCTGCAAGGAATGGGGCGGCTATTGCGAAAGCAATACCTCCGGTCACTACTGGTCTGCAACCTCTGTAGAAAAGGGCACCGGTCGTTCCTGGGAATTCCGCAGCGTTGCAAAGAACATCAACCGCACCGACGAAACCCGCACCAAGGGTCTCTACGTCCGTTGCGTTGCTGACCTTCGCTAG
- a CDS encoding phosphatase PAP2 family protein has product MKIRLILPLLALAFSLSGAREEYSLSYSNDIPLTTMALLTSGFGSYLYSQMEIPDHVMDKGNLLPWDRKFAGRYSESADLASDIGVVFAVAPLAVGGLALYSKDSDWQEFGTFSLMLVQAALFQSGINLALRSLEIWPRPYVYAESGKGKKAAENAKGEAYGSFFSGHASAAFTVAVFTSEWFAQTHPNSVNTGVVRALAFSLAGLESALRIAAGKHYPSDALAGALVGTAVSYGILAMHKKRNEKFSFWVGPGMTGVTFSL; this is encoded by the coding sequence ATGAAGATCAGGCTCATCCTCCCCCTGCTAGCTCTAGCATTCTCCCTTTCGGGAGCTCGCGAGGAATACAGCCTCAGTTATTCCAACGACATTCCCCTAACAACCATGGCCCTGCTTACCAGCGGGTTCGGCAGCTATCTCTATAGCCAGATGGAAATCCCCGACCATGTGATGGACAAAGGGAATCTTTTGCCCTGGGACCGTAAATTTGCAGGTCGATACAGCGAATCCGCGGATCTGGCCAGCGATATTGGGGTGGTTTTTGCAGTCGCCCCCCTCGCCGTAGGTGGTTTAGCCCTGTATTCCAAGGACTCCGACTGGCAAGAATTCGGTACTTTCAGCCTTATGTTAGTCCAAGCCGCACTATTCCAATCTGGAATAAATCTAGCCCTTAGATCTTTAGAAATTTGGCCAAGACCGTACGTATATGCAGAGAGCGGAAAGGGGAAAAAGGCCGCCGAAAATGCAAAGGGCGAAGCCTACGGAAGCTTCTTTTCGGGACACGCATCTGCCGCATTTACAGTTGCAGTTTTCACCTCCGAATGGTTCGCTCAAACACACCCGAACTCAGTAAATACGGGGGTTGTACGGGCATTGGCCTTTTCTTTGGCGGGGCTTGAAAGCGCCCTTCGGATTGCCGCAGGAAAGCATTATCCCTCTGACGCATTGGCTGGAGCGCTGGTTGGAACCGCGGTGAGTTACGGAATTCTTGCCATGCATAAAAAGCGGAACGAAAAGTTTTCTTTCTGGGTAGGGCCCGGCATGACCGGGGTCACATTTTCCCTTTGA
- a CDS encoding metalloregulator ArsR/SmtB family transcription factor: MAKTNNNREPIVPNMDLFGAISDEMRLKILLLLDQAEFTVNEIKDILDIHQSNASRHLAKLSSCNLLKDRRDGIKAYYRLSEELYLSDRMLSMIREAYEDLSDKDILKCRAAQVLEDRSDKTKGQIHKLDQAGGSLKAQISLFSKLMVQFDNAVDVGCGEGGDLSLMLANRCKHVTSLDCNPKVVSGLQKILKQKGIQNVQPKVADMVNTGLPDDFADLVLMSQVLHHAMDPRHALQEAVRILKPNGTLALLDLAQHKEESFRTTHGHIWLGFDRSQLEFFVKELNCTIMESEIIPSENEVDKKLPVICMILTKNA; this comes from the coding sequence ATGGCGAAAACGAATAATAACCGCGAGCCCATTGTTCCCAACATGGATTTGTTTGGGGCAATTTCAGACGAGATGCGTCTGAAGATCCTCTTGCTTTTGGATCAGGCTGAATTTACGGTTAACGAGATTAAGGATATTCTGGATATTCACCAGAGTAACGCCAGCCGCCATCTGGCAAAGCTTTCTTCCTGTAACTTGCTGAAGGATCGTCGTGACGGTATCAAGGCTTATTACCGCCTAAGCGAGGAACTTTATTTGAGTGATCGCATGCTGTCCATGATTCGTGAGGCTTATGAAGATCTGTCGGACAAGGATATTCTGAAATGCCGTGCCGCCCAGGTGCTGGAAGACCGTAGCGACAAGACTAAGGGTCAGATTCATAAACTGGATCAGGCCGGCGGAAGCCTAAAGGCTCAGATCAGCCTTTTCAGTAAGCTGATGGTTCAGTTTGACAATGCCGTGGATGTGGGGTGCGGTGAAGGGGGCGACTTGTCCCTGATGCTTGCAAACCGCTGCAAACATGTGACATCCCTGGACTGCAATCCCAAGGTGGTTAGCGGTCTTCAGAAGATTTTAAAGCAGAAAGGTATCCAGAATGTTCAGCCCAAGGTGGCGGACATGGTCAATACGGGCCTTCCTGATGATTTTGCTGATCTTGTCCTGATGAGTCAGGTTCTCCATCATGCTATGGACCCGCGCCATGCCCTGCAGGAAGCGGTTCGTATCCTGAAGCCTAACGGGACTTTGGCCCTTTTGGACCTGGCTCAACACAAGGAAGAATCTTTCCGTACGACCCATGGCCATATCTGGCTGGGCTTCGATCGATCCCAGCTGGAATTTTTCGTGAAGGAATTGAATTGTACCATTATGGAAAGTGAAATCATCCCTAGCGAAAATGAAGTGGATAAGAAGCTTCCTGTGATTTGCATGATCTTGACGAAAAACGCGTAA
- a CDS encoding tetratricopeptide repeat protein: MNKKFSLFAIACLFAASQAMAEDPRIAQGRVFESQGNYEMALGEYRAMLAEDSKNSEAYLAAANVRVKMKDYSGALANYRLAYKFNPKMSAAYEGAAKVYELLGDKKRAEAERAKDPKNMPAEEVAEAPAKVAEPVEAPKPAPKVAEPAEVKTSPKVAEPVEAPKPVEAAKPVEKVAEVTKPAAKVAEPAEVKPAPKAAEPAEVPTDPFEKGKALFAQGKYNEAAPMWREVLKKTPGHAGAYFYAGLTRFELGEYDKAEFNLKKGLEYKEEGNDANYYLACVYQKSNKTELEKRFLNNYLKKAAPNAKFRRKAENRLAEMEAAKAEAAAAKDAELAAKAEAAEAPAAKVAEPAEVKTAKADVPAVYRPAKAEEPAPVMDADGNVLSIAGAVAKFRAGNLEEALQSYKSLLETQQNPEERYFTLLQMGNIYREMRDFHSAVTRYREVVQQFPDSDWATEAERALEDAVWLEKHAGELPRRK, encoded by the coding sequence ATGAATAAGAAGTTTTCTCTTTTTGCAATTGCATGTCTGTTTGCCGCTTCCCAGGCAATGGCAGAAGATCCTCGTATTGCCCAGGGTAGAGTTTTTGAATCCCAGGGAAATTATGAAATGGCTTTGGGTGAATATCGTGCCATGCTGGCCGAGGATTCCAAGAATTCCGAAGCCTATCTTGCTGCAGCCAATGTCCGCGTGAAGATGAAGGACTATAGCGGTGCACTTGCGAACTATCGCTTGGCTTATAAGTTTAATCCCAAGATGAGCGCTGCCTACGAGGGTGCCGCCAAGGTCTACGAATTGCTGGGTGACAAGAAGCGCGCCGAAGCGGAACGAGCCAAGGATCCGAAGAATATGCCTGCGGAAGAGGTTGCAGAAGCACCCGCAAAGGTTGCTGAGCCTGTCGAAGCGCCGAAACCCGCGCCCAAGGTCGCCGAGCCCGCCGAGGTGAAGACCTCGCCTAAGGTTGCTGAGCCTGTCGAAGCACCGAAGCCTGTTGAAGCTGCCAAGCCGGTGGAAAAGGTTGCTGAAGTGACCAAGCCTGCTGCTAAGGTCGCCGAGCCCGCCGAGGTGAAGCCCGCACCCAAGGCCGCCGAGCCTGCCGAGGTGCCTACAGATCCTTTCGAAAAGGGTAAGGCTCTCTTTGCTCAGGGTAAGTATAACGAAGCTGCTCCGATGTGGCGTGAAGTATTGAAGAAGACTCCTGGTCATGCCGGCGCCTATTTCTATGCAGGGCTTACCCGCTTTGAGCTGGGTGAATACGACAAGGCCGAGTTCAACTTGAAGAAAGGTCTGGAATATAAGGAAGAAGGTAACGACGCTAACTACTATCTGGCTTGCGTCTACCAGAAGTCTAATAAGACTGAACTGGAAAAGCGATTCCTGAATAATTATCTGAAGAAGGCCGCTCCCAACGCTAAGTTCCGTCGCAAGGCAGAAAACCGTCTGGCTGAAATGGAAGCTGCAAAGGCTGAAGCCGCTGCCGCCAAGGATGCTGAACTTGCTGCGAAGGCTGAGGCTGCCGAAGCACCTGCAGCAAAGGTCGCTGAGCCTGCCGAGGTGAAGACTGCTAAGGCTGACGTACCTGCTGTGTACAGACCCGCAAAGGCTGAGGAACCTGCCCCTGTGATGGATGCTGATGGTAATGTCCTTTCTATTGCTGGTGCTGTGGCTAAGTTCCGCGCTGGAAATCTGGAAGAAGCGCTCCAGTCCTACAAGTCCCTGCTGGAAACCCAACAGAACCCAGAGGAACGTTATTTCACCTTGCTGCAGATGGGCAATATCTACCGCGAGATGCGTGACTTCCATAGCGCTGTAACCCGCTATCGCGAAGTGGTGCAGCAGTTCCCCGACTCTGACTGGGCAACTGAAGCAGAACGTGCCCTGGAAGACGCCGTGTGGCTTGAAAAACACGCCGGTGAACTTCCCAGACGTAAGTGA
- a CDS encoding NAD(P)H-dependent glycerol-3-phosphate dehydrogenase, with the protein MKVTVLGTGGWGLTLGQVIYENKNDITFWTNSQAEVDLLSTEHQYKDKLPGVIFPSDFKYTTDMNAALEGAEMVMIVVPSQFMGGVAENLGKWTPEKGKEPVVVCATKGILEGTNQLMSEVLLEKVPWLTDDKMVAFSGPSHAEEVSRHVLTAIVAASTNEDSAKLVQKAMSCSYLRVYTSTDIIGVELCGSVKNVIAIASGVLYGIGAGDNTRAALLTRGQAEMCRLGKAMGAQSETFAGLAGMGDLIVTCLSQHSRNRYVGEHIGKGETIDQVLAGMKMIAEGVPTCRSTKALADKLGVDMPIVNAVYALLYGGKTVKEVFAEIWGRELKAENWA; encoded by the coding sequence ATGAAAGTTACAGTTTTAGGTACCGGTGGCTGGGGTCTTACCCTGGGCCAGGTGATTTACGAAAATAAGAATGATATCACTTTTTGGACAAACTCTCAGGCCGAAGTAGACCTGCTGTCCACGGAACATCAGTACAAGGATAAGCTCCCCGGCGTAATCTTCCCGTCTGATTTCAAGTACACTACCGACATGAACGCAGCTCTCGAAGGTGCGGAAATGGTCATGATCGTGGTGCCCTCCCAGTTCATGGGCGGCGTCGCTGAAAACCTGGGCAAGTGGACTCCGGAAAAGGGCAAGGAACCCGTCGTGGTTTGCGCTACCAAGGGTATTCTGGAAGGCACCAACCAGCTCATGAGCGAAGTCCTTCTGGAAAAGGTACCTTGGCTCACCGACGACAAAATGGTAGCCTTTAGCGGTCCGTCTCACGCAGAAGAAGTCAGCCGTCATGTGCTCACCGCCATCGTTGCAGCTTCTACCAACGAAGACTCCGCAAAGCTGGTTCAGAAGGCAATGAGCTGCTCCTACCTCCGCGTTTATACTTCCACCGACATCATCGGTGTGGAACTTTGCGGTTCCGTGAAGAACGTCATTGCAATTGCTTCTGGCGTGCTCTATGGCATTGGCGCTGGCGACAACACTCGCGCAGCCCTCCTTACCCGTGGTCAGGCTGAAATGTGCCGTCTGGGCAAGGCAATGGGCGCTCAGTCCGAAACTTTCGCAGGTCTTGCCGGTATGGGCGACTTGATCGTGACCTGTCTCTCCCAGCATAGCCGTAACCGTTATGTGGGCGAACACATCGGTAAGGGCGAAACCATCGATCAGGTTCTGGCTGGAATGAAGATGATTGCGGAAGGCGTTCCCACCTGCCGTAGCACCAAGGCTTTGGCAGACAAGCTTGGCGTGGATATGCCTATCGTCAATGCAGTGTACGCACTGCTTTACGGTGGCAAGACCGTTAAGGAAGTCTTCGCCGAAATCTGGGGTCGCGAACTCAAGGCCGAAAACTGGGCGTAA
- the plsY gene encoding glycerol-3-phosphate 1-O-acyltransferase PlsY: MLGAIPSAIWIAKLAKGKNFDIRDYGSKNAGLTNTFRVLGWKPALPVVFMDLLKGFFGPFIALKMCAAQVAAGGADYTAWLPVVAGLLVILGHSYTCFAGFRGGKGVLAALGVFLCLCPVTALTAFAVWLVLTISTKYVSVGSIGACVMLVVLSIMGYCGAPYPVYDNFTLPLAIVTSLIGIFIIVKHRGNIKRLMNGTENGFGSKRKTPKA; this comes from the coding sequence GTGTTGGGGGCGATCCCCAGCGCAATCTGGATCGCAAAACTCGCGAAAGGAAAAAACTTTGATATCCGTGACTACGGATCCAAGAACGCAGGTCTAACCAACACCTTCCGCGTCTTGGGCTGGAAGCCCGCTCTTCCCGTAGTCTTCATGGACTTGCTGAAGGGATTCTTTGGTCCCTTTATTGCCCTCAAGATGTGTGCAGCACAGGTGGCCGCAGGCGGTGCAGACTATACTGCTTGGCTCCCCGTGGTTGCTGGTCTTCTGGTGATTCTCGGTCACAGCTATACTTGCTTCGCAGGTTTCCGCGGTGGTAAGGGCGTTCTGGCAGCACTGGGCGTATTCCTCTGCCTGTGCCCGGTTACAGCACTCACCGCATTTGCAGTATGGCTCGTCCTGACCATCTCCACCAAGTACGTTTCCGTCGGTAGCATCGGCGCTTGCGTCATGCTGGTGGTTCTGTCCATCATGGGCTACTGCGGCGCACCGTATCCGGTGTACGACAACTTTACCCTTCCCCTTGCCATCGTGACATCCCTCATCGGCATCTTCATTATCGTGAAGCATCGCGGTAATATCAAGCGTTTGATGAATGGCACAGAAAATGGTTTTGGCAGCAAGAGAAAGACTCCAAAGGCTTAA
- the der gene encoding ribosome biogenesis GTPase Der translates to MKLPIVCIIGRPNVGKSSLFNRILGRRAAVVSDRDGVTRDRHYQTASFKGHEFTVVDTGGFLPDDSIDVLADSVRTQIFNAVQESDLVLFMVDVRVGITKLDQQFARLVRKLDKKVILVANKSENGGDRQESYEFLKLGFGQPRTISALTGYACLSLLDEVVTILPTPVRGQRKEERPIKFAILGRPNAGKSTLLNRLLNEDRAVVSDIPGTTRDSIDCDFIVDGKKFVVTDTAGLRKKAKVDDEVEIFSNMRTLESIRRSDVSVLMVDCTRGLEVQDFRIITDIRKAGKGLVLVLNKWDILPNKNDKSFDHMVKEMLEREPMLEYVPILSISAKEGQRVNRVVQAIQTVYANCRRVLGRDNVAQAFARFLEENPVPSQNARVVQLTRACQIMVEPPVIAIETRTPELVAESYKRYLMKKFYEEFQLQGAPLRLNFDMKLTLRKDEELEQFTESSNSVRVGGDPQRNLDRKTRERKKL, encoded by the coding sequence ATGAAATTACCTATCGTATGTATTATTGGACGCCCTAACGTGGGCAAGTCCTCCTTGTTCAACCGCATTCTGGGCCGTCGTGCCGCAGTGGTGAGCGACCGTGATGGTGTCACCCGCGATCGTCATTACCAGACTGCTAGTTTCAAGGGTCATGAATTTACCGTAGTGGACACTGGCGGATTTTTGCCGGACGATTCCATCGACGTGTTGGCAGATAGCGTCCGCACCCAGATTTTCAACGCCGTGCAGGAATCCGACCTGGTGCTGTTCATGGTGGATGTCCGCGTGGGTATCACCAAGCTGGACCAGCAGTTTGCACGACTTGTCCGCAAGCTGGACAAGAAGGTGATTCTGGTTGCCAACAAGAGCGAGAATGGTGGCGATCGTCAGGAATCCTATGAATTTCTGAAGCTTGGTTTTGGCCAGCCCCGCACCATCAGCGCTCTCACGGGTTACGCATGCCTTTCCCTACTGGACGAAGTGGTGACCATTCTCCCCACTCCCGTTCGCGGCCAGCGTAAGGAAGAACGTCCCATCAAGTTCGCAATCTTGGGTCGTCCTAACGCCGGTAAGAGCACCTTGCTGAACCGCCTGCTGAACGAAGACCGCGCCGTGGTTTCCGACATTCCGGGTACGACCCGCGATTCCATCGACTGTGACTTTATCGTCGACGGCAAGAAGTTCGTGGTGACCGATACTGCAGGCCTCCGCAAGAAGGCCAAGGTGGATGATGAAGTTGAAATCTTCAGCAACATGCGCACCCTGGAAAGTATCCGTCGCTCCGACGTTTCCGTTCTGATGGTGGACTGCACCCGCGGTCTGGAAGTTCAGGACTTCCGCATCATTACCGACATTCGCAAGGCCGGCAAGGGCCTGGTGCTGGTGTTGAATAAGTGGGACATTCTCCCCAACAAGAACGACAAGTCTTTCGACCATATGGTGAAGGAAATGCTGGAACGTGAACCCATGCTGGAATACGTTCCTATCCTCTCCATCAGCGCCAAGGAAGGCCAGCGCGTGAACCGCGTAGTCCAGGCCATCCAGACCGTTTACGCCAACTGCCGCCGCGTCCTGGGACGTGACAATGTGGCACAGGCATTCGCTCGTTTCCTGGAAGAAAATCCGGTTCCCAGCCAGAACGCTCGCGTGGTTCAGTTGACCCGCGCCTGCCAGATCATGGTGGAACCTCCGGTCATCGCCATCGAAACCCGCACTCCGGAATTGGTAGCAGAATCTTACAAGCGCTACCTGATGAAGAAGTTCTACGAAGAGTTCCAGCTCCAAGGCGCTCCCCTCCGTTTGAACTTCGATATGAAATTAACCCTCAGAAAGGATGAAGAACTTGAACAGTTTACTGAGTCTTCCAATAGCGTACGTGTTGGGGGCGATCCCCAGCGCAATCTGGATCGCAAAACTCGCGAAAGGAAAAAACTTTGA
- a CDS encoding (deoxy)nucleoside triphosphate pyrophosphohydrolase yields the protein MKHLEVVAGIIRKCANNVMHYYATQRGYGDHKGQWEFPGGKVEPSETHQQALARELREELAIQVDVQDFLCTVEQDYPERHVSLHCYFCEIVDGTPTLLEHESAQWLTLENLRTVPWLPADIAVVEKIEKLAD from the coding sequence ATGAAGCATCTAGAAGTTGTTGCCGGTATTATCCGCAAGTGTGCAAACAACGTAATGCATTACTACGCCACCCAGCGAGGTTATGGCGATCACAAAGGCCAGTGGGAATTTCCCGGCGGGAAAGTGGAACCCAGCGAAACCCACCAGCAGGCCTTAGCACGCGAACTCCGTGAAGAACTTGCCATACAAGTGGACGTGCAAGACTTTCTCTGTACGGTGGAGCAGGACTACCCCGAACGCCATGTGAGCTTGCACTGTTATTTCTGCGAAATCGTGGACGGCACCCCTACCCTGCTGGAGCACGAATCCGCCCAGTGGCTCACCCTGGAAAATCTACGAACAGTCCCGTGGCTCCCGGCGGACATTGCAGTCGTTGAAAAGATTGAAAAATTAGCGGATTAA